From the genome of Kryptolebias marmoratus isolate JLee-2015 linkage group LG19, ASM164957v2, whole genome shotgun sequence, one region includes:
- the LOC108249684 gene encoding galectin-8-like encodes MSVTTPRQMFSNPSIPFAGTILGGLLPGEMVLIQGTVSADADRFQVDFTCGSSVEPRADVAFHFNPRISTSRVVCNSMKNQRWGWEEIIYKMPFRAGAAFELIVLILKDEFKVAVNGGHLLEYKHRVELERVDTINISGRVKVQAVGIVPPSSNPVSPAASLTNLESEPITSCSRDLGIPFRQLLDRGLKAGRSIIIKGKTNKNAISFSVDLRESSHGNIALHLNPRMKKQVFVRNSFLSGRWGPEEKKLEYSYFPFIGGEYFEMIIMCDSQYFRVAVNGNHLLDYKHRVQDLNLIQQLEVLGDVSLLDVRVL; translated from the exons ATGTCGGTTACCACCCCGAGACAAATGTTCTCAAACCCG TCCATCCCGTTTGCCGGGACGATTCTGGGCGGTTTGTTGCCGGGGGAGATGGTTCTCATCCAGGGGACGGTGTCGGCCGACGCCGACAG GTTCCAGGTAGATTTTACCTGCGGCAGCAGCGTGGAGCCGCGGGCCGACGTGGCCTTTCACTTCAACCCGAGGATCAGCACGTCCCGGGTCGTCTGTAACTCCATGAAGAACCAGCGCTGGGGCTGGGAGGAGATCATCTACAAGATGCCTTTCAGAGCCGGAGCAGCGTTTGAGCTCATCGTTCTCATCCTGAAAGACGAGTTCAAG GTGGCCGTGAACGGAGGGCACCTGTTGGAGTACAAACACCGGGTGGAGCTGGAGCGGGTCGACACCATCAACATCTCAGGACGGGTCAAAGTTCAGGCTGTGGGAATCGTCCCTCCTTCATCT aatCCCGTCTCTCCTGCTGCCAGCCTGACCAACCTGGAGTCAGAG CCGATAACTTCCTGTTCAAGAGACCTG GGGATTCCCTTCAGACAGCTGCTGGACAGAGGACTGAAAGCTGGACGCAGCATCATCATCAAAGGAAAAACCAACAAGAACGCCATCAG TTTCTCCGTGGATCTACGAGAGTCGAGCCACGGCAACATCGCTCTTCATCTGAACCCTCGGATGAAGAAACAAGTCTTCGTCAGGAACTCCTTCCTGTCAGGGCGCTGGGGACCAGAAGAGAAGAAACTCGAGTATTCCTATTTCCCCTTCATTGGTGGAGAGTACTTTGAG ATGATCATCATGTGTGACTCTCAGTACTTCAGAGTCGCCGTTAACGGAAACCACCTACTGGACTACAAACACAGAGTCCAGGACCTGAACCTCATTCAGCAGCTGGAGGTCCTGGGAGACGTTTCACTGCTGGACGTCAGGGtcctctga